Proteins encoded in a region of the Leifsonia sp. PS1209 genome:
- a CDS encoding DUF1349 domain-containing protein, whose product MSFVVESLPPLTWSNGTGTAEQAGPGQLTLTAAAGTDWTNSALGGPQQHAATSLGFVPTEDFTLSARVSVQHPRSTFDAGVLAIWGDKDHWAKLCFEYSPQGEAMVVSVVTNGFSDDCNSTVVTADHVFLRVVKTGAGWAFHSSADGVTWDFVRVFRLDWDGDVNVGFMAQAPLGDTCVARFDAIRYANTVPGDLRDGS is encoded by the coding sequence ATGTCTTTCGTCGTCGAATCACTTCCCCCTCTCACCTGGAGCAACGGCACCGGCACCGCCGAGCAGGCGGGTCCCGGCCAGCTGACGCTGACCGCCGCCGCGGGCACCGACTGGACGAACAGTGCGCTCGGCGGGCCGCAGCAGCACGCCGCGACGTCGCTCGGGTTCGTGCCGACGGAGGACTTCACGCTGTCGGCCCGGGTGAGCGTGCAGCACCCGCGCAGCACGTTCGATGCGGGTGTGCTCGCCATCTGGGGCGACAAGGATCACTGGGCGAAACTCTGCTTCGAGTATTCGCCGCAGGGGGAGGCGATGGTCGTCTCCGTCGTCACCAACGGGTTCTCCGACGACTGCAACTCCACCGTCGTCACCGCCGACCACGTCTTCCTGCGGGTGGTCAAGACCGGCGCCGGATGGGCGTTCCACTCGTCGGCCGACGGGGTCACCTGGGATTTCGTCCGCGTCTTCCGGCTGGACTGGGACGGCGACGTGAACGTCGGGTTCATGGCGCAGGCTCCGCTCGGCGACACCTGCGTCGCGCGGTTCGACGCCATCCGGTACGCGAACACGGTGCCGGGCGACCTCAGAGACGGTTCGTAG
- a CDS encoding ATP-dependent DNA ligase, giving the protein MAATDTESVEIDGHRLKLTNLDKVLYPETGTTKADVIGYYNAIAEVMLPHIRDRVVTRKRWVHGVGTPDEPGEVFFQKNLDASSTPSWVKRRTITHKSHSNDYPLVNDRATLIWLAQIASLEIHVPQWRVSRNGTPKNPDRLVLDLDPGEGVTLADCAEIAVLARGILTDMGLDPMPVTSGSKGIHLYAALDGSQTSEQVSAVAHELARVLEADHPDLVVSDMKKALRVGKVLVDWSQNNAAKTTIAPYSLRGRFRPTVAAPRTWRELARKDLAQLDFTEALARVKRRGDPLADLSAGHLDEEVHGAAEDRLTTYRSKRDAAKTPEPVPEKLQHSTSGRTFVIQEHHARRLHWDFRLEHDGVLVSWALPKGPPTDPGQNHLAVHVEDHPLEYGAFEGDIPHGEYGAGHVTIWDAGDYDLEKWRDDEVIVTLHGTKGGGLGGDRKFALIHTGGAGKAEQNWLIHLMKDDAAKGQGTKPAKAAKADAPTRTTPNRTTPARLSAKPISPMLATLGSEKDVHDESEWAFEMKWDGIRAIAEVRGDALRLSTRNGNDVTVAYPELRTLTEVADGHELVLDGEIVALDKTGRPDFGLLQTRMGLTRPSDVDAAVSRAPVHYMVFDLLELDGENCRGKTYDERRAALEDVLRPPKGDPVQVPPAFDGDLRHAVDASRELDLEGVMAKQRDATYATGRRSRTWIKIKHHRTEEVVIAGWKPGNGRRANTVGSLLLGIPDGDGLRYVGKVGTGFTDAMLDDLAKRLAAHPRKTSPLTDVPSADARDAHWVRPELVGEVEFAEWTPTARLRQPSWRGLRPDKSVEDINVE; this is encoded by the coding sequence ATGGCCGCCACTGACACCGAGTCCGTCGAGATCGATGGGCATCGGCTGAAGCTGACCAATCTGGACAAGGTGCTGTACCCGGAGACCGGTACCACCAAGGCCGATGTGATCGGGTATTACAACGCCATCGCCGAGGTCATGCTGCCGCACATCCGGGATCGGGTGGTCACCCGCAAGCGGTGGGTGCACGGGGTGGGGACGCCGGATGAACCCGGCGAGGTGTTCTTCCAGAAGAACCTGGATGCGTCGTCGACGCCGTCGTGGGTCAAACGGAGGACGATCACGCACAAGAGCCACTCCAACGACTATCCGCTGGTCAACGACAGAGCGACGCTGATCTGGCTGGCGCAGATCGCATCGCTGGAGATCCACGTGCCGCAGTGGCGGGTGTCCAGGAACGGCACGCCGAAGAATCCGGACAGGCTGGTGCTCGACCTGGATCCCGGCGAGGGGGTCACGCTCGCCGACTGTGCCGAGATCGCCGTGCTCGCCCGCGGCATCCTCACCGACATGGGGCTCGACCCGATGCCGGTGACCAGCGGGTCCAAAGGCATCCACCTGTATGCGGCGCTCGACGGCAGCCAGACCAGCGAGCAGGTCTCCGCCGTCGCCCACGAACTCGCCCGGGTGCTCGAAGCCGACCATCCCGACCTCGTCGTGAGCGACATGAAGAAGGCGCTGCGGGTCGGCAAGGTGCTCGTGGACTGGAGCCAGAACAACGCGGCCAAGACCACGATCGCGCCGTATTCGCTGCGCGGGCGGTTCCGCCCGACCGTCGCGGCGCCCCGCACCTGGCGGGAGCTCGCGCGGAAGGACCTCGCCCAGCTCGACTTCACGGAGGCGCTCGCCCGCGTGAAGCGGAGGGGCGACCCGCTCGCCGATCTGTCCGCCGGGCACCTCGACGAGGAGGTGCACGGCGCGGCGGAGGACAGGCTGACGACCTACCGCAGCAAGCGCGACGCCGCCAAGACGCCGGAACCTGTTCCGGAGAAGCTGCAGCACTCGACCAGCGGGCGCACGTTCGTGATCCAGGAGCACCACGCCCGTCGCCTGCACTGGGACTTCCGCCTGGAGCACGACGGCGTGCTGGTCAGCTGGGCGCTTCCCAAGGGCCCGCCGACCGATCCCGGACAGAACCATCTCGCCGTGCACGTGGAGGACCACCCGCTCGAATACGGTGCGTTCGAGGGCGATATCCCGCACGGCGAGTACGGCGCAGGGCATGTGACGATCTGGGATGCGGGCGACTACGACCTCGAGAAGTGGCGCGACGACGAGGTGATCGTGACCCTGCACGGCACGAAGGGCGGCGGGCTCGGCGGCGACAGGAAGTTCGCACTCATCCACACCGGCGGGGCGGGCAAGGCGGAGCAGAACTGGCTCATCCACCTGATGAAAGACGATGCGGCGAAAGGCCAGGGCACCAAGCCCGCGAAGGCCGCCAAGGCCGACGCGCCCACCCGCACCACACCTAACCGCACCACACCCGCCAGGCTCTCCGCCAAGCCCATCTCCCCCATGCTCGCCACTCTCGGCTCCGAGAAGGACGTGCACGACGAGTCCGAGTGGGCGTTCGAGATGAAGTGGGACGGCATCCGCGCCATCGCGGAGGTGCGCGGCGATGCGCTCCGGCTGAGCACCCGCAACGGCAACGACGTCACCGTCGCATATCCGGAGCTGCGCACGCTCACCGAGGTCGCCGACGGGCACGAGCTGGTGCTCGACGGCGAGATCGTCGCCCTCGACAAGACCGGCCGCCCCGACTTCGGCCTGCTGCAGACCAGGATGGGCCTCACCAGGCCGTCCGACGTGGATGCGGCTGTCAGCAGGGCGCCCGTGCATTACATGGTCTTCGACCTCCTCGAACTCGACGGCGAGAACTGCCGCGGCAAGACCTACGACGAGCGTCGCGCTGCCCTCGAAGACGTCCTCCGCCCGCCGAAGGGCGACCCCGTGCAGGTGCCGCCCGCGTTCGACGGCGACCTCCGGCACGCCGTGGATGCGAGCAGGGAGCTCGACCTCGAAGGCGTCATGGCCAAGCAGCGCGACGCAACATACGCCACCGGCCGCCGCTCCCGCACCTGGATCAAGATCAAGCACCACCGCACGGAGGAGGTCGTGATCGCCGGGTGGAAGCCGGGCAACGGCCGGAGGGCGAACACCGTCGGGTCGCTGCTGCTCGGCATCCCGGACGGCGACGGGTTGCGCTACGTCGGCAAGGTCGGCACCGGGTTCACCGACGCGATGCTGGACGACCTCGCGAAACGCCTGGCAGCGCATCCACGGAAGACCAGCCCGCTCACCGATGTGCCGTCCGCCGACGCCCGGGATGCGCACTGGGTGCGGCCCGAACTCGTCGGCGAGGTGGAGTTCGCCGAGTGGACGCCGACGGCCAGGCTGCGTCAGCCGTCGTGGCGCGGGCTGCGGCCGGACAAGTCCGTCGAAGACATCAACGTGGAGTGA